The Malus domestica chromosome 10, GDT2T_hap1 genome contains a region encoding:
- the LOC103429730 gene encoding uncharacterized protein isoform X30, translated as MSKPSLRLQFTKLLVFYHVLLWQLGHWPQSKLHCRADVARLPEDEVSALRDFMSNTELRPEQIIEVTYCSDVVRTYGFVIECNCTNESGCRITGIRMSYLGLTGTIHEKVGDLTSLTYLILSNNTLHGGIPDTIGNLKNLQVLDLSRNQLNGSIPASLGRLVSLEYLYLQYNLLSQGIPPSFGSLTKLTELNLQFNMISDSIPEDFGNLSSLTIMELSENQLSGPLPQSLGNLTTLTTFYVSANNLSGKFPETYGNLTSLKKFSIAGNYISGPLPVETIAKWTNITHLVLVGNNFEGNLTEKIFRLPKLQYLLITDLANNSFPLPPKINNSANFISLTLRNCSINGTIPKYIGENMTSLRYLDLSFNKLTGGLPQNMSSKMIYMSFSRNMLNGTIAPSILGDSQTRIDLSFNYFSAEGSPVQSNQQLNLFACCRNSSTTEPQMMDPFEMKNRYCPENEPEYHSLFINCGGEETIVDGHQYDQDNDTSLFYTSPKKSWAYSLSGDFGVPESNTSNYIKSMTRGVHEAPLYEKARFSPISLEYYVFCLRKGNYIVTLYFKEIVDSKDEDYSSLRKRVFDVYIQDVRRLDYFKIREEEGTTEGPITKKISAVVVNDSGLLNIHLYWPGKGSYQYHPSFNGPLISAISVTPEFDPDKSKGQFVALITLASIVAALPLSLAFAWRMGWLPSEGFPKIETSQEKIVDEYQDSEELPSQEENGDEQRNTKDQGTRKNTEKYQGQEEIGDEHQDNEELPSQEEIGDEHQDNEELPSQEEIGDEPRNTKGQEEVGDEQRNTKDQGRRKNTKTKRKKKEKLGDEHPNIVKKLGMFGLSYGFPLGMSSEELPSQEEIGDKHQDSEEFPSKEEIGDEHQDSEELPSQEEIGDEQRNTKGQQEINDEQRNTKDQGRRKNTETKRKKKEKIGDDHPDTVKKLGMLGLSYGFPSGQEEIGEEHQDSEELPNQEEIGDEHQDREELPSQEEIGDEQRNTKGQEEIGDEQRNTKDQGRRKNTETKRKKKEKIGDERPNTIKKLGMFGLSYGLPLDMSSEELPSKEEIGDEHQDSEELPSQEEIGDEQRNTKDQGRRKNTETKRKKKEKIGDERPNTVKKLGMFGLSYGLPLDMSSEELPSQEEIGDEQRKTKDQGRWKNTETKRKKKEKIGDEHPDTVKKLGMLGLSYGFPLGMSSEELPSEEEIGDEQQDSEELPSQEEIGDEQRNRKGQEEIGEEQRNTKDQGRQKNTETKRKKKEKIGDEHPDTVKKLGMFGLSYGFPLGMSNEELPSQEEIGDEHQDSEELPSQQEIGDEQRNKKGQEEIGDEQRNTKDQGRWKNTETKTKKKEKIGDEHPDTVKKLGMLGLSYGFPLGMSSEELPSEEEIGDEHQDSEELPSQEEIGDEQRNRKGQEEIGDEQRNTKDQGRRKNTETKRKKKEKIGDEHPDTVKKLGMFGLSYGFPLGMSSEELPSQEEIGDEHQDSEKLPSQEEIGDEQRNMKGQEEIGDEQRNTKDQGRRKNTETKMKKKEKIGDEHPDIVKKLGMLGSSYGFPLGMSSEELPSQEEISDEHQDNEELPSQEKIGDEQRNTKGQEEIGDEQRNTKDQGRRKNTKTKMKKKEKIGDEHPDTVKKLGMLGLSYGFPLGMSSEELLSQEEIGDEHQDSEELRSQEEISDEQRNTKGQEEIGDEQINTKDQGRRTNTKTRRKKNEKIGDEHLDAVKELINATENFSDKKKLGHSETFFMAQLPSHTVAVKKLDSAHFKGKIDKLKEEIGIIESLQHNNILKLLHAYIGKDLQFLVYEYMENKSLEDILFGSSTSGTIKLDWNTRVNICLGIAQGLQYLHERVQIVHTNIKSANILLNEKLEAKISDFGFANLYSEEDKVMAIGRETKKGYTAPEYLQTDDLDSKLDVFSFGVVVLEIVSGERNVRNQSKKETEVLLDRAYKANRNGNLKSLVDKNLSTFDEREALIILKLALECTTMGASVRPEMSGVVSVLLGEKSIDEVCSPAKPTGDINVVGSLEELAGISDMAAKPTGDINVVGSLEESAGISDMAESLSPLWGS; from the exons ATGAGTAAGCCTTCTCTAAGACTGCAGTTTACTAAGCTTCTTGTTTTTTACCATGTTCTACTTTGGCAACTTGGACACTGGCCTCAATCCAAACTCCACTGCAGAGCCGACGTGGCTCGACTGCCGGAAGATGAAG TGTCTGCTCTCCGTGACTTTATGAGCAACACAGAGTTAAGGCCAGAGCAAATCATTGAGGTGACGTATTGCAGTGATGTAGTCCGGACTTACGGTTTTGTCATCGAATGTAATTGCACTAATGAGAGTGGATGCCGGATCACTGGAAT TAGAATGAGCTACTTAGGTTTAACTGGAACTATTCATGAAAAAGTGGGTGATCTTACAAGCCTAACCTACCT CATTCTATCCAACAACACACTTCATGGCGGAATACCAGACACCATTGGGAATTTGAAGAATCTCCAAGTCCT GGATCTATCGCGAAATCAACTCAATGGTTCAATACCAGCAAGCTTAGGGCGCTTGGTTTCTCTTGAATATCT ATATCTGCAATACAACTTGCTTAGCCAAGGTATACCACCAAGTTTTGGTTCACTGACGAAACTTACTGAATT GAATCTGCAGTTTAATATGATATCAGACTCAATTCCTGAGGATTTTGGAAATCTTTCGAGTCTTACAATTAT GGAACTGTCTGAGAATCAGCTGTCTGGTCCTCTTCCACAAAGCCTCGGAAACTTGACAACTCTCACAACCTT CTATGTGTCAGCCAATAATTTGAGTGGGAAATTTCCAGAAACTTATGGAAACCTCACAAGCCTGAAAAAGTT TTCGATAGCCGGGAATTACATTTCTGGTCCCTTACCAGTTGAAACCATAGCCAAGTGGACTAATATCACTCACCT GGTGCTCGTGGGAAACAATTTCGAAGGAAACTTGACTGAAAAAATATTCCGCTTGCCAAAGCTTCAGTATCT GTTGATAACTGACCTggcaaataatagtttcccaTTACCACCAAAAATCAACAACAGTGCCAATTTCATTTCTCT AACACTGAGGAACTGCTCAATCAACGGCACAATCCCCAAATACATTGGTGAAAATATGACATCCCTAAGATACCT AGACTTGAGCTTCAATAAGTTAACTGGTGGCCTCCCTCAGAATATGAGTTCAAAAATGATTTACat GTCTTTTTCTAGAAATATGCTTAACGGGACAATCGCACCTTCGATACTTGGGGACTCCCAAACTAGGAT AGATCTTTCGTTCAACTATTTTTCAGCAGAAGGCTCTCCAGTACAAAGCAACCAACAACT GAACTTGTTTGCATGCTGCCGCAACTCCTCAACCACTGAGCCACAAat GATGGATCCATTTGAAATGAAGAACAGATACTGTCCTGAAAACGAACCGGAGT ACCATTCCTTGTTTATTAATTGTGGTGGTGAAGAAACAATCGTAGATGGGCATCAATATGATCAAGATAATGACACATCCCTCTTTTACACAAGTCCAAAGAAAAGCTGGGCTTACAGCCTTTCCGGAGACTTTGGTGTACCAGAAAGTAATACTAGTAATTATATCAAGAGCATGACACGTGGAGTTCATGAGGCACCGTTGTATGAAAAAGCTCGGTTTTCCCCGATATCTCTCGAGTATTATGTTTTTTGTCTACGCAAAGGCAATTATATTGTGACGCTTTATTTCAAGGAAATTGTAGACAGTAAGGATGAAGATTATAGTAGTTTAAGAAAACGCGTATTTGATGTATATATTCAG GATGTGAGGAGACTAGATTATTTCAAGATTAGGGAGGAGGAGGGAACTACAGAAGGACCAATAACTAAAAAGATTTCAGCTGTGGTTGTAAATGATAGCGGTCTATTGAACATCCACTTGTACTGGCCTGGAAAGGGATCGTATCAATACCATCCTAGTTTTAATGGACCTCTAATATCAGCTATTTCTGTGACTCCTG AGTTCGATCCCGATAAAAGCAAAGGTCAATTTGTTGCATTGATTACGCTTGCTTCAATTGTTGCTGCTCTGCCGCTTTCATTGGCTTTTGCTTGGAGGATGGGCTGGCTGCCAAGCGAAGGGTTCCCCA AAATCGAAACAAGTCAAGAAAAAATAGTTGATGAGTATCAAGACAGCGAAGAGCTCCCCA GTCAAGAAGAAAATGGTGATGAGCAGAGAAACACGAAAGATCAAGGCACGCGgaagaacacagaaaaatatcAAG GTCAAGAAGAAATAGGAGATGAGCATCAAGACAACGAAGAGCTCCCCA GTCAAGAAGAAATAGGAGATGAGCATCAAGACAACGAAGAGCTCCCCA GTCAAGAAGAAATAGGTGATGAGCCGAGAAACACGAAAGGTCAAGAAGAAGTAGGAGATGAACAGAGAAACACGAAAGATCAAGGCAGGCGGaagaacacaaaaacaaagaggaagaaaaaggaaaaactaGGTGATGAGCATCCAAACATCGTCAAAAAATTGGGTATGTTCGGATTGAGCTATGGATTTCCGTTGGGAATGTCAAGCGAAGAGCTCCCCA GTCAAGAAGAAATAGGTGATAAGCATCAGGACAGCGAAGAGTTCCCCA GTAAAGAAGAAATAGGTGATGAGCATCAAGACAGCGAAGAGCTCCCCA GTCAAGAAGAAATAGGTGATGAGCAGAGAAACACGAAAGGTCAACAAGAAATAAATGACGAGCAGAGAAACACGAAAGATCAAGGCAGGCGGAAGAACACAGaaacaaagaggaagaaaaaggaaaaaataggTGATGATCATCCAGACACCGTAAAAAAATTGGGTATGTTGGGATTGAGCTATGGATTTCCGTCGG GTCAAGAAGAAATAGGTGAGGAGCATCAAGACAGCGAAGAGCTCCCCA aTCAAGAAGAAATAGGTGATGAGCATCAAGACAGGGAAGAGCTCCCCA GCCAAGAAGAAATAGGTGATGAGCAGAGAAACACGAAAGGTCAAGAAGAAATAGGTGATGAGCAGAGAAACACGAAAGATCAAGGCAGGCGGAAGAACACAGaaacaaagaggaagaaaaaggaaaaaataggTGATGAGCGTCCAAACACCATCAAAAAATTGGGTATGTTCGGATTGAGCTATGGATTACCGTTGGATATGTCAAGCGAAGAGCTCCCCA GTAAAGAAGAAATAGGTGATGAGCATCAAGACAGCGAAGAACTCCCCA GCCAAGAAGAAATAGGTGATGAGCAGAGAAACACGAAAGATCAAGGCAGGCGGAAGAACACAGaaacaaagaggaagaaaaaggaaaaaataggTGATGAGCGTCCAAACACCGTCAAAAAATTGGGTATGTTCGGATTGAGCTATGGATTACCGTTGGATATGTCAAGCGAAGAGCTCCCCA gCCAAGAAGAAATAGGTGATGAGCAGAGAAAAACGAAAGATCAAGGCAGGTGGAAGAACACAGaaacaaagaggaagaaaaaggaaaaaataggTGATGAGCATCCCGACACCGTCAAAAAATTGGGTATGTTGGGATTGAGCTATGGATTTCCGTTGGGTATGTCAAGCGAAGAGCTCCCCA GTGAAGAAGAAATAGGTGatgaacaacaagatagcgaagAGCTCCCCA gtCAAGAAGAAATAGGTGATGAGCAGAGAAACAGGAAAGGTCAAGAAGAAATAGGTGAGGAGCAGAGAAACACGAAAGATCAAGGCAGGCAGAAGAACACagaaacaaaaaggaagaaaaaggaaaaaataggTGATGAGCATCCAGACACTGTAAAAAAATTGGGTATGTTCGGATTGAGCTATGGATTTCCGTTGGGTATGTCAAACGAAGAGCTCCCCA GTCAAGAAGAAATAGGTGATGAGCATCAAGACAGCGAAGAACTCCCCA GTCAACAAGAAATAGGTGATGAGCAGAGAAACAAGAAAGGTCAAGAAGAAATTGGTGATGAGCAGAGAAACACGAAAGATCAAGGCAGGTGGAAGAACACAGAAACAAAGacgaagaaaaaggaaaaaataggTGATGAGCATCCAGACACCGTCAAAAAATTGGGTATGTTGGGATTGAGCTATGGATTTCCGTTGGGTATGTCAAGCGAAGAGCTCCCCA GTGAAGAAGAAATAGGTGATGAGCATCAAGATAGCGAAGAGCTCCCCA gtCAAGAAGAAATAGGTGATGAGCAGAGAAACAGGAAAGGTCAAGAAGAAATAGGTGATGAGCAGAGAAACACGAAAGATCAAGGCAGGCGGAAGAACACTGaaacaaagaggaagaaaaaggaaaaaataggTGATGAGCATCCAGACACTGTAAAAAAATTGGGTATGTTCGGATTGAGCTATGGATTTCCGTTGGGTATGTCAAGCGAAGAGCTCCCCA GTCAAGAAGAAATAGGTGATGAGCATCAAGACAGCGAAAAGCTCCCTA GTCAAGAAGAAATAGGTGATGAGCAAAGAAACATGAAAGGTCAAGAAGAAATAGGGGATGAGCAGAGAAACACGAAAGATCAAGGTAGGCGGAAGAACACAGAaacaaagatgaagaaaaaggaaaaaataggTGATGAGCATCCAGACATTGTTAAAAAATTGGGTATGTTGGGATCGAGCTATGGATTTCCGTTGGGTATGTCAAGCGAAGAGCTCCCCA gTCAAGAAGAAATAAGTGATGAGCATCAAGACAACGAAGAGCTCCCCA GTCAAGAAAAAATAGGTGATGAGCAGAGAAACACGAAAGGTCAAGAAGAAATAGGGGATGAGCAGAGAAACACGAAAGATCAAGGCAGGCGGaagaacacaaaaacaaagatgaagaaaaaggaaaaaataggTGATGAGCATCCAGACACTGTTAAAAAATTGGGTATGTTGGGATTGAGCTATGGATTTCCGTTGGGTATGTCAAGCGAAGAGCTCCTCA GTCAAGAAGAAATAGGTGATGAGCATCAAGACAGCGAAGAGCTCCGCA GTCAAGAAGAAATAAGTGATGAGCAGAGAAACACGAAAGGTCAAGAAGAAATTGGTGATGAGCAGATAAACACGAAAGATCAAGGCAGGCGGACGAACAcaaaaacaaggaggaagaaaaatgaaaaaataggTGATGAGCATCTAGACGCCGTCAAAGAATTAATAAATGCTACCGAAAATTTTAGcgacaaaaaaaaacttggtcATTCTGAGACATTTTTTATG GCACAACTGCCAAGTCATACTGTGGCCGTGAAGAAACTAGATTCCGCTCATTTTAAGGGAAAAATCGATAAACTGAAAGAGGAAATTGGCATCATAGAGTCATTGCAACACAACAATATCCTTAAACTGTTGCATGCTTATATTGGAAAAGACCTCCAATTTCTTGTTTACGAATACATGGAAAATAAATCCCTTGAAGACATCTTATTTG GCTCGAGTACTTCTGGCACAATCAAGCTTGATTGGAATACAAGGGTTAACATTTGCTTGGGAATAGCACAGGGTTTGCAATATCTACATGAGAGAGTACAGATTGTTCATACGAATATAAAATCTGCTAATATTCTTCTTAATGAAAAACTTGAGGCTAAGATATCGGACTTTGGATTTGCAAATCTTTATTCTGAAGAAGATAAAGTTATGGCCATCGGAAGAGAAACAAAGAA AGGCTACACGGCGCCAGAGTATTTGCAAACGGATGATTTAGATAGCAAACTGGATGTTTTCAGCTTTGGGGTGGTCGTACTTGAAATTGTTAGTGGGGAGAGAAACGTACGTaaccaatcaaagaaggaaactGAGGTTCTTTTAGACAGG GCTTATAAAGCAAATAGAAACGGAAATTTGAAGAGCTTGGTTGATAAGAATTTGTCTACATTTGATGAAAGAGAAGCCCTTATCATCTTGAAATTAGCATTGGAGTGCACCACGATGGGTGCTAGTGTCAGACCTGAAATGTCTGGAGTTGTTAGTGTTCTTCTTGGCGAAAAAAGCATTGACGAGGTTTGTTCACCTGCCAAGCCCACTGGCGACATCAATGTTGTTGGTTCCCTCGAAGAGTTGGCAGGCATTTCTGATATGGCTGCCAAGCCCACTGGCGACATCAATGTTGTTGGTTCCCTCGAAGAGTCGGCAGGCATTTCTGATATGGCAGAGTCTCTTTCCCCACTTTGGGGAAGTTGA